The window AGTGAAAAGGCTGTTACAAGAGTCCAAGTGAGAGCTGACAAGGCATGAAGAGAGGCAGCAATGGTGTGGGTACAAAGGGACAAAAGACAACAATCCAACAGTCATAAAAGGACTCCTCACTTCCACGCTAGTTGTCATAAGGTGGTACAGCCATTCCCCATTCCCTTGCCTGAGACACAGCTCAGCATGACAGCCACTGGAAATAGACTCAAGGAGACAGAAACCTGGTCCTGGTGCCCTGACAGGAAGGCTCTGGGAGAAATATATGACAAGACATAAGACATAGGTAGCACCACTGACAGTAAGCTACAATAGCTACAAATCCCCAGTCGTGAAGTTGTGACACCTCCCGCATTCAGGCTCAAGCCagaatgggattttaaaaaaaatatttttagtgattcAGAGAGGAATCAAttgacagagggagagagagatagaaacatcaatgagagagaatcactgactggctgcctcctgcacgcccctcactggggatcaaggccacaacccaggcatatgacctTGACCAGCATCagacccgggatccttcagtccacaggatgacactctatccactgagccaaactggctagggctatgatGCGATATTTTAAGTCAAATCATGCTGGGATTGTCTGTGAAACTGTGTACCTCATGCCTCACaaaggagaatgagaagaaaactgaaatatCTGAGAAAAGCAGAGAATGCTAACACACCAGCACTGGCCCACAAAACCCATTCTCCTCAAGTTCCTTCCTTGAGAAGCATCACTCCTTAACCTTTTTAGTTCACAGACAATTTTGAAAATCTGCTAAAAGCTACAGTGGCTTTTCCAAAAAAAAGTACAACAACTTTTCAGACAATTTCAGGAGTTTCCTGGACTCCCTGAATACATCTTTGAACTCCTGAGAGGTTAAGATTCCCTTGATTTACAGAGAGCCCATTaagacaagaaggaaaaaaatgccaACTAAGTCATATAGTTGCTTCCCCAACTACTCTCAAGGGGTCCTCCCTGAGCGGCAGCAGAGCACCTGAGACAACTTAGGAAACTACATGGTTCTTATTTACTCCATGGTTCTGCCTAAAGCTAATGCCTCCAAATTGGTCTCCAAACCTACTCCAATCTATGCACTCACCACCACAGTGACTAAAATGATCTTcctaaagccctagccagtttggctcagtggatagagcatcagcctgtggaccgaagggtcctgggttcaatacCAGTcaaggctgcaggctcctccccagcccgggtccGGGTGGGGCACCTggtggggcgcgtgcaggagtcaaccaatcgatgtgtttctctcataacgatgtttctctctgtcttttcctctctcttccaccctctcaaaaaaaatcaatggaaaaatatccttgggtgaggatttaaaaagtaaaataaactgtcactctacaataataataataataataataataataataattaaataatctTCCTGAAGCATAGCTTTGATGAGAATATGTCAATAGTAAGATATAGTACTTACTAGGGCTATATTGAACTAGGTATTTAAcatgtataatttcatttaattttcaatcCTATGATGAGAACCCAAATTCGAGAGCCAGTCTGCCTGGATCTCAAATCCAGCCCAGTTGCTCATTAGCTGTGTAGCCTTCAGCAAATACTCAACTTGTCTGTGCCTCAatatcctcatctataaaaacaaTACTCACCAGATAGGATTATTGTAAGGAGTAAAGAAATTAATATAAGTCAAATGCTTAGAAAAGCAGCTGGCACATAGTGAACTCTACTTACTCAATGCCACATGTCTCATAATTGATGAAGGCAGGAGGTAAATATAGGTTTTCTTGACTCCAAAGCCCATTCTGtgcattatttttctcttctactcAGAAACCCTTTCTGGTGGTTCTCTAAAACAGATTTTGGCAATTTACAGCAGTATGTACTAAAGGGCACATAGTATGAAGCCACCCAGCCCTGGCAACTTCAGCTATTTTTAAGCAACACTGGGCCACCAGAAAAAAATTTCCTTTCCCCAACCTACAAGCTCCTGACATCCAAGATTCCCACATATGGCCTACATATACTTTTCCAGCCTCATTTCTTactattcttttattaaaaaattatttttttattgttttcagagaggaagggagagggagagacagaaacatcaatgatgagagaaaatcattgatcagctgcctcctgcacaccccacactggggttcgagcccaccaCCAGGGcatggccttgaccaggaatcgaaccgtgacctcttggttcataggtcaacgctcaaccactgaaccatgctggccaagcTCTTACTACTCTGAAGAATACAGCCTTCCTTCAAGCCAGTTGCTAGGCCTATTGCAAAAGCCTCCTAATTTACATCCGCATTTCTAGCCTTGCCCCTCTCCAATGTTTCCCATGCAGCAgccaaaatgatattttaaaaattcaaacatagccgaaaccggtttggctcagtggatagagcgtcggcctgcggactgaagggtcccaggttcgattccggtcaagggcatgtacctgggttgcgggcacatccccagtaggagatgtgcaggaggcagctgatcgatgtttctctctcatcgatgtttctaactctctatctctctcccttcccctctgtaaaaaatcaataaaatatattaaaaaaaaaaaaattcaaacatggTCATATCATTCACCAGCTTAAAACCTTTCATAGTTCCCTTTTACCCTTATTAGAGAAAAAGTCCAAAATCCCATATGACCTATACCTTTATAATCTGGCTCTTGCCTGCTGTAGCAGCCTCATATTTAGACTCTTACCCATGTCACCAGCTTTAATTCCTGTTTTCAGGTCTTAACTTAAATTTAACACCCTCAGAAAAGACTGGGTTATATCTCCTAATTATAGCATCTTACACTTTTCCTTTGTAGTACTTATCAAAATCATAAATAGTGGggggtttaatttatttttattttgttttctttattgatttgagagaaacatcaatttgttgttctgcttatttacacattcattggttgattcttgtatgtgccctgacagggaatcgaacccgcaaccttggcatattgttaccaacactctaaccaactgagctacctggccagggccataaatAGTGTTTTAATAGCTGTCTTCCTCACTAGACTGTTAGCTCCATGAGGGCTTGTGCATCCATAATCCAGGCACTTAAGAATGCCTGGGACAACCTGCTTCTGGTTGGGGATTCATATGTAGCAGATCAGCTCCCTCACtgcgatctattgaaagtcagccctcgacacaagggtttgtaagaaaaaagaaaaaagaaaaaagaatgcctGGCATTTGGtatacaataaaaatttgttgattgaatgaatCAATCCTTCAAAGATGAATTCCACATTCTACAACTAACTCTAATCTGTTCTTTTCTCAATTTGTAAAGCACAATTTAGCATTTGATTAGTTTCTTTTCCATTCAACTTCATACACATCTGAGCATTGGATCAGAAGACCAgaagttttcctttctttttcctggagTGCTAACTCTGTGCAAGCCCTGTTTCCTGGGCAAGTCCCTCTTCTTCTTTGGTACCATGAGGTTACTTGTCCTACTCACTTTAATGGGTGATTATAAGAAAGCAGTTGTAAATAACACAAATTTTAACTGGAGAGGATGTAGTAAATGCTCAAGTCAGAGGTGGTTGCTTTCTGTAGGAGGCAGTAGATCAGAGGAGGTTCAAAGACCAGGTTCTGGTGTCAGACCACCAGAATCTATTTGTTGTACCACTTACTATCTAAGGGACCTAAAGCAAATAAGGACTTCAACTTCTCTGCACCTGTTTCCTcaaatgtaaagaagaaaaataatattacctCTGAGGGCTGTTAACAGAACAAAAGGAGATCACATATGTGCAGCACTTAGAAAAAAGGCTAACATGtataagcactcagtaaatactagCAATATTATGATCTCTGTTAAAGACGGCAAAAGCTGGGTCTCTTCCTGTCTGCTTCCAGCAGACACTCAAGACAGCCCCAGCCATGGCTCCAGATACTACCTGGCAGGAGGGAAACGGCTGACATCCCCTCTGGTGAAAGTGAAGCATCGAAGGTTTGGACTGCAGGCCCAGGAagctggggatggagctgccGTCTGGCCACTCTCAGGCTCCAGTTCCCCATGGGAGTGGGCTTTATTCACAAAGTCTCTGGCATGCAGCTGCTCCAGTTCATCACTCACATGATCGCAGGCAGCAAAGTTATTGACCAGTGCACCATACTTCTGCTCTGAGAGAAGACTGACCCGGATCGATGGCCAAAGATCTCCAAACTGCACACCGTAGGTCATGTCAAAATTCTGCAGAGCCAGGCGAGTGGCAGGAAATTTGGGCTCTGTGGCAGCCTACAAGGGAAAGAACAGACTTATTTGTCTTCCAGTCTTACCTCTCTATCCCCTACTGCCCGACCCCAGCAATGAATCAGATCTCTAGAGATAATGTGGATCCAGTTAGTGCCCACTCCTGCCTTTGGACCCTTCTTCTGCCAACCAGAGAAGTGTGGGAGAGAAAAGTACTAAGGAGCTGGTCTATCTCAGGGGTGTGAGAGAAAGGAAGCTGTAGTTCTCACAATAGCATGTGGGGGTCACCAAGAAAGGGGCACTCCTCCAGGCCTTGGAGTAAGAGGAACTTAAGAGAATGAGAGCTCAGAAGAGGACTCGAGGAAAATCTACAGAAGATTGGAAGAAATTATGGAGCCCTTAGGGAAAGTATCAGGCTGAAAAGCAAAAGACCCTTTCTCTCTGACTAGCCCTTCCATTTTCTAAAGCACTTTCATGTCTCCTAGCTTATGTGAGCACAACAGATAGTTCAGTGGGATACGAAAACATCAATCTTCCACATTTGATGGAGATAAGGGTACTTACCTAAGGTTATGCAGTGGCAAAAACCATAATGCAATCACAGGGTGGAGGGTAATTCTGGAGTTTCCAGACCCCAGGAAGGTAGGAAAAGGAGAGTTCATTGAAATTTGGGGGTTCAAACCAAACTGGGAACTTCTAGGATGACTTCTATGGGAGTAGCAGAGAGGGACATCAGTCAGGCTTGACGAGCATAAAAGTagattaaaaggaaaatgaagatatCAACTGAGGAGTCCATAAGTTGGTCCTGATTGCCACAGCTGAGTGTTACTATGGCTGGCAGTCCTGTTCCTGTCTGTGAATTTTGCTTTGGCCTGGATTTCTGGTTTGGTCAGAACTCTTGCTCTTGGctctcatttcttattacagTGGGGACTCTTGCTCCAGCTCCTGCTGTGATGAGAGCTTTTGCACTTGCCCTGCCTTTTGAGATGGTGGGAACTCTTATTTTGGCTCTTGCCCTGCCTTTTGAGATGGTGGGAACTCATGTTTGGACCTTGACTTTTTCTATATTGGGGACTCTCACTCTGTCTTTGAAATATAGCAATTTGAAGATTCTCACTCTgatcctcatttaagctttggtTGGAGCGATTGGTCAGGCTCTGATTTCTGCTAAGATGGCGACACTTGCTTTTACTCCGACTTCTGCTAAGATGGTTGGGATTCTCGCACTGGCTTCGACTTCTGCTTTGGTGGGTATTCTTGTTCTGGTTGTCACTACTCTGGCATTTATTAATTATAACAGTTGAACTGCAGCTGGGAATATTGCTACTACAGCTGGAACTCGTGGATGAAGGCAATGGAGAGCTGTAGGGTATCTGGGGGGGCTCTTTGCAAGAGCCTTGAGAAGCCACAGAGTATACATGGAGGCCACAGGGCGTAGTATCAGGGTGGCCGCAGGGTCGGGGGGCGATGGGTAAACTCTGGGGGTCAAAAGGTGTTCTTAAAGGGATAAATGAATAGATGTGGGTAGAACATGGAGGCTGtcgagggggttggggtgggcccCTAGGGGTGCCGAAAGTGCCACAAGGAGGCACCATGGGCTGATTAGGACACTGAGGGGGCCCCATGGAACCAGAGAGTGGGCAGGGATTAGGGGTGGAGGGTACCACAGAATATATATGGGCATTGCAAGGGGCTCCCAGAGGTGGTCCATGGGGGTAGCTCTGAGCATAAACATTAGGTAAGATAGAATCACAAGGAAGGCGGGGGGGAAGTGATGTGGGATTAACAGTTTTCATGGTTCTAGGGACCAGAGTAGGTAAGATAGCCCCTTGGGGAAGTGTTTGGGGGCAGGAATTTGAACAAGTTGTGATGGAACAAGAAGGATCAGAGAGACGACAAGGGTGGGAGGGAAGTGGAGGAGAGGCGCTATCCTCAGGGGGCTTGGGTTGATCAGGAGTGTACTGCTCAGGGCTGCAGGGAGCACATGGCTGTTTTAACTCTGGAGATCTGGGGGATTTCACTTGGGGATAAACTGGGGTAAGGAGAGAGGGTTCATTATAGCTTCTACGGGGAGGTGACTGCGGTGGAGATATAAACTGGTTGCCCAGGGGTGAAGGGAAAGAGAAGGCAGAATTAGGATACTGCGCAGACTGGGGAAGAGGTGGCTCCTTGGAACAGGGGGAACCCGAAATTGGGGTGCCAGAAACAAGGTACGAGTTCCCATTAGTCTCCCAGGAGGAAACGGACTCTAAGCAAGGCTTCCTGGAAGCCTGGGACTGGAGTGAGCAAGAAGAATCAATCATCCCGGCTGGTAAAGGGTTGCCACAATAGGGGCTCCCAGGGGTAGACACGGGGGCCTCTGGGGGAAGATGGGAATAGTGATGGGAGTCCTCTTGAGGGGAGCGAGGACAGCCGGGCGCATTTGCCTGGAAAAACAGAGAGCCACAATAACTTTTCTCCAGGGGTGGGTCAAGCTGGGGTTGAGGTTTACGAGAGTCTGGAGGCCTCAGATGACCCAGGTAAAGCGGGCCAGTGGGCGGGGAAGATGCTGAAGAAGGAGAATCGTTGTAACTTCTCCCTGAGGACCAGGTTGGGTACAGAGGGGAGAACCGCGAGACGTGCAAAACCCCGTGAGAAACGGGTGGGTAAACTACTGGTCTGTATTCCATGCGCCGGTGAGCAAGGTAAGGGGAAATCACGGGGCCAGTCACCGGGCctgtgaccagggctgcaggaTACTGCGCAGAGTAACAGAGGTAGGGGCTCTGGTCCATGTAAGGGCTTCTGGGGCCGGGCCACGGTATTCTCGGGGGACTCATCAGGCTGCAACAGGGGCTCTGCGGATGGAGAGGGGGTGACCCCCTGAGCCTGAATCGGCCAAAACAAGGGCTCGGAGGGGGTGACCCCCAGTAGACAGGCTCGCAGCAGGGTTGCCTTCCGAGGAGGGGCAAACAGGGTTCAAAGGCACATCTCGCCAGGCGTAGGGGAGGctgtggggttggggagaggggcgGTGGGGGCCGGGAGGGCACCGGTTCCGGCAGGGAGCCGGGCCGGCCCGTGTCGGAAGAAATCCCAGGGCCGCAGGTGAGGCCAGAGAAGGGGTCTCTGGAGAACTGGGGGGAACCCGGAGGGTGAGTGGAGTTGACGCACCCTTTGCCCTGGTTTGGGGAAGGGCTGGCGGGATGGGCAGGGGGGTCGCTGTAACCTTTCCTGGGCCCCAGAGGCAGCTCGAGGGTGAGGACGGGGGAGAGTCCTTTCCCGGAGGGCGGCGGGGACCCAGGCAGAAAGGGGAAGTTGCTAGGGCCTTTTTCCACGGGCGCGGGCGGCCGGACTGAAAAGTCTACCCGGAAAGGAGAGAAAGTCatgtgggaaggggaggagggggagggggagggggagggaaggcgggaaaggaaaagggaggaagggacGTGGAAGGGACAGCGGGCGTCCCGGGGAAGATGGCCGAGCGCCGGGAACAAGAGGCCGTGACGTAACTGGAAGAATGAGGGCGGCGGTGATGACGTCAGTGACGGAGGCGGAGACGGGAGGCTGCAGACGGAACACGAGGGGGAGTCGAGGACTAGAGGCGAAATAAAAGAGCGGACAAAAGACACGGGCGCGGACAGCACAGACGCGAGAGGGAGGGGTAGTGACGCCCCCCGAGGGGCGGGGAAAGAGACCAA is drawn from Myotis daubentonii chromosome 3, mMyoDau2.1, whole genome shotgun sequence and contains these coding sequences:
- the LOC132231133 gene encoding sperm head and tail associated protein-like produces the protein MTFSPFRVDFSVRPPAPVEKGPSNFPFLPGSPPPSGKGLSPVLTLELPLGPRKGYSDPPAHPASPSPNQGKGCVNSTHPPGSPQFSRDPFSGLTCGPGISSDTGRPGSLPEPVPSRPPPPLSPTPQPPLRLARCAFEPCLPLLGRQPCCEPVYWGSPPPSPCFGRFRLRGSPPLHPQSPCCSLMSPPRIPWPGPRSPYMDQSPYLCYSAQYPAALVTGPVTGPVISPYLAHRRMEYRPVVYPPVSHGVLHVSRFSPLYPTWSSGRSYNDSPSSASSPPTGPLYLGHLRPPDSRKPQPQLDPPLEKSYCGSLFFQANAPGCPRSPQEDSHHYSHLPPEAPVSTPGSPYCGNPLPAGMIDSSCSLQSQASRKPCLESVSSWETNGNSYLVSGTPISGSPCSKEPPLPQSAQYPNSAFSFPSPLGNQFISPPQSPPRRSYNEPSLLTPVYPQVKSPRSPELKQPCAPCSPEQYTPDQPKPPEDSASPPLPSHPCRLSDPSCSITTCSNSCPQTLPQGAILPTLVPRTMKTVNPTSLPPRLPCDSILPNVYAQSYPHGPPLGAPCNAHIYSVVPSTPNPCPLSGSMGPPQCPNQPMVPPCGTFGTPRGPPQPPRQPPCSTHIYSFIPLRTPFDPQSLPIAPRPCGHPDTTPCGLHVYSVASQGSCKEPPQIPYSSPLPSSTSSSCSSNIPSCSSTVIINKCQSSDNQNKNTHQSRSRSQCENPNHLSRSRSKSKCRHLSRNQSLTNRSNQSLNEDQSENLQIAIFQRQSESPQYRKSQGPNMSSHHLKRQGKSQNKSSHHLKRQGKCKSSHHSRSWSKSPHCNKK